The genomic stretch ATCCAAACTCCCATTGGTAAGCTAGGGATATCCACGATTGGGCAATTACTTACCAGGATTGATTTTTTAACTGATGATAGGGCATTAATTGCCACTAATGAAGAAATTGTAGACCGGATCGTGAATCAGCTTAATCAGTATTTCCAATATCCAAGTTTTCAATTTAGCATCCCCTACCAGCTAAAAGGAACACCTTTTCAAAATAGGGTTTGGCAAGCATTGGGTAAACTTCCTAAACAAAAAACTATTAGTTACGGAACCCTCGCCCAACAATTAAAAACAGGTGCGCGAGCCATAGGAAATGCTTGTCGAGCAAATCCTCTTCCGATATTAATCCCATGCCATCGTGTTATCGGCCAAGGGGATTTGGGTGGCT from Rickettsiella endosymbiont of Miltochrista miniata encodes the following:
- a CDS encoding methylated-DNA--[protein]-cysteine S-methyltransferase; its protein translation is MFYKAIIQTPIGKLGISTIGQLLTRIDFLTDDRALIATNEEIVDRIVNQLNQYFQYPSFQFSIPYQLKGTPFQNRVWQALGKLPKQKTISYGTLAQQLKTGARAIGNACRANPLPILIPCHRVIGQGDLGGYLGKEISIKKWLLNHEFYTSTF